A window of Thermodesulfobacteriota bacterium genomic DNA:
GCAGTTAAATTCCTGTCATATCTAGTCTTGAACTCATTGGCTACAATTGTGGAACAGAAAGTATATAGTATAGATAAGTACGATTCGCTGTGGGAGAATAAAGCAGTTGTTTTCGCAGATTTTGTACTTGACGAGCCGGAAAATTCACCACTAGGTAAAAATCATTTAAGGGTCGTAAGTGATATGAATCCTGATAATTTCGTTCTACGTACTAGAAACGTGAGACCGGATATATTTAATCATAGCATTAAGTTACTGTAATGAATAATTTTAGAATCTACCGTATCCTTCCAGAATTTCTTAATCCAATTCTAATATTGTCTATAGCTATGTTTGTAATGTTATTAGGTCTAATAAATCTCGGTTTCACGCGATTTGGGCTTTCTTCTGCCTCTTTTCCATTTCGGACTTGAGGTAGGCGTTCTGGTCGTGGTAGATAGCGCCCTCGGGCAGGTATTCCCAGAGGGGGCCGAGGTCCTTCTTCATTATATCGATGTAGAACTGGGGTATCTCCCTCGTCTCGCCCTCGAAGAACGCCCTGAACTGAACATCATCGTCCAAAAATTTCCTTATCTTGCGATAGTACCGAAGACGCCCGAAGCCTTCCGTGGAGACGGCGCGCATCAGGTTCATCCACCGGGGAATGCGAGTCCTCGTTTTCCTGAAGCGGTTGTAGATAGAGCGCCACGAGTACGAGTATTCGGCAAGCCCGATTATATTGTCGTAGAATTCGGGCCATGAGTAGTTCCTGGGCTTCACGTTAGAGGCGTGGCTGTTGTTCATAAAATGGAACGGGAACGGGAGCACCCTGTCCTCGCTCTGGTATTCGAGGTTGAGCGGCGCAGCCCTGCCGAAAGCCGTGATAAGCGGATAGGCAGGGAAAGCGGCGGGAGCGAGATCGACGAACCTCTTCGTGAGCTCGAAAGACTCCGCCCCGTTATCGCTGTCGAGCCCGACGACGAAATTCGTCTGCACGTAGGGTATGTAACTCAGTATTTGATTTATATGCTCCGAGACGGCCTTTACCTTTTCCATCCCCTGCTTCGCCCCGGTCTTGGACTTATTCCCCATATCGAACCAGGATTCGATGCCCGGCAGTACGGCCTGGAAGCAGTTTTGTTTGAGGCGCTTCAGGTGGGGCTCGGAAAGGAGAGAGAGGCTGCTCTCGGCTATGAAGTCGATGCTCCCTACCGGTACGGCTTCTTCGATCGCGTTCATGTAATCGTCGAAACGTACGCCGAAGTTGGGGTCGTACCAGCTCACAAGCGGCCGTTTTATCTTCGTCCGGACGAATCTTAAATCTTCCTTGAGCATATCGAAGTCGAGCGGCTGATAAGGCTCGCTCGCGTCGATGCAGAAGCTGCATGTATAAGGGCAGCCGAGGCTCCCGATCATCGGGACTACCTTAAAGAGGAAAGTCGTCTTCTCCAGCGCCTTCGAGATGTACTTCCAGCGCTCCCTCACTCCGGGGAGGTGTTTCGGTGAGCTCTTCGCCGACAAGCTCACACCTTCGGGCCTGTAGGGCCTGCAGTCCTCGAGCACGTCCCGGCATAGCTCCTCGTCGGTGATCCCCATTACGTAGTCGAAATACTTGACCGCGTCTTCGGGGTAACAGCGTGCGTGAGGACCTCCAAGAGCGGTGACTACGCCCTCCCGCCTGTATTTCGCACTAAGCGCATAAGCCTGAATTGCGGATTGAGTAAAGGCGCTTATGAAGACCATGTCCACGTCTTTCGGCGCGTCCTTAGCCAGGTCTTCGAGCCCCGTAAAAATGAAATATTGAACCTCGTGTCCCGCGTCCTCGCACCATTTGGCTATGACCTGGGGCATGATGCCCATGAAGTTTGCGTGCATAACGCGCGCCCAGATAGAATGGTTAGGGGACTTTGTGATGAAGTCGATTACGCCGATTTTGAGTTTCTGCATCAAGCTCCCGATTAAATCTCACGACACTAGTAGGGTCCGTTCTGGTTTAATCAGGAATGGAATAAATTCAGAAGGGTCTACTTACCATTTTCTGTAAGAGAACATTAAAGAGCC
This region includes:
- a CDS encoding cobalamin-dependent protein (Presence of a B(12) (cobalamin)-binding domain implies dependence on cobalamin itself, in one of its several forms, or in some unusual lineages, dependence on a cobalamin-like analog.), with amino-acid sequence MQKLKIGVIDFITKSPNHSIWARVMHANFMGIMPQVIAKWCEDAGHEVQYFIFTGLEDLAKDAPKDVDMVFISAFTQSAIQAYALSAKYRREGVVTALGGPHARCYPEDAVKYFDYVMGITDEELCRDVLEDCRPYRPEGVSLSAKSSPKHLPGVRERWKYISKALEKTTFLFKVVPMIGSLGCPYTCSFCIDASEPYQPLDFDMLKEDLRFVRTKIKRPLVSWYDPNFGVRFDDYMNAIEEAVPVGSIDFIAESSLSLLSEPHLKRLKQNCFQAVLPGIESWFDMGNKSKTGAKQGMEKVKAVSEHINQILSYIPYVQTNFVVGLDSDNGAESFELTKRFVDLAPAAFPAYPLITAFGRAAPLNLEYQSEDRVLPFPFHFMNNSHASNVKPRNYSWPEFYDNIIGLAEYSYSWRSIYNRFRKTRTRIPRWMNLMRAVSTEGFGRLRYYRKIRKFLDDDVQFRAFFEGETREIPQFYIDIMKKDLGPLWEYLPEGAIYHDQNAYLKSEMEKRQKKAQIA